From Montipora foliosa isolate CH-2021 chromosome 6, ASM3666993v2, whole genome shotgun sequence, a single genomic window includes:
- the LOC138007454 gene encoding uncharacterized protein produces the protein MDKTAMSRKRIRIDVGLLDAALAHRQFLKVVDEHPCLYAGPHVQNAIRRYELLWLPLVAQTSAVDLAAPLDIAWVWHVHMLSPLSYERDCNEIVSSLVDHKILMGQQREKGFEKARNLWTKMYPNEPFEVDLKAPAIDVPYFKSRIQYDIAQASRRQRVFYYQVSLPHYGDKKFLRNAIERYKQHLLLKQKHQEAFLVPCYDFDLIWHAHQVHPVIYRNDTIRLLGRVLKHDDSVNDRRPGSRLTVSDQQTRQTWSSTGVTFELNGAMFRGEPPEHLHLERADYSSLASREYTVDLVSFEVEGLPKPKSYMVKMDVANGERVMKKKVEGPAENVRVQSAALSTFSFCTWKSRALKVRIYRNGTCSCFKQSFDVASEYYFLGYLDNISTSESNEAPEPMRHELLINGGAQKVSFTTVAQQRRLHSYVFVVMPQTKFSRVSDPTQILSSPTLILSPTLLARSSSSPCEVAVHRLTDYRRREAFACRVMHSVLLQLSSVEIIDHAGRVVSTAHLVGGEAIPQSHQVSNPSKYCTLNQQEGERAILIRGSKDWGICVGKWDGFVKGVPGVSGVKGERGKPGVKGTPGIKGQPGRLTLKFFSLFGTQGWKRVQSLGDKFSIDLLGEKAWLNVDLRKGQISFPAEIQYVPEAISLGFAVAILHLLCQPYNPPDGSSYMIPSAGLTVQRDKVRRIHNEDMTLVLAAGYFSNTVPTNSYYKHTVGGGACGGCGGCGGCGGCGGCGGCGGCGGCGGCGGCGGCGGCGG, from the exons ATGGACAAAACAGCGATGTCGCGGAAAAGGATACGCATCGATGTCGGTCTTCTGGATGCAGCCCTCGCTCACCGACAGTTCTTGAAGGTAGTGGATGAACACCCATGTCTGTATGCTGGTCCGCATGTTCAAAACGCAATAAGAAG ATATGAGTTACTCTGGCTACCACTGGTTGCTCAGACTTCTGCTGTCGACCTTGCTGCACCCCTTGACATTGCTTGGGTTTGGCATGTGCATATGCTATCACCACTCAGCTATGAACGCGATTGCAATGAAATTGTCTCCTCCCTGGTAGATCACAAAATCCTAATGGGACAGCAACGTGAAAAAGGGTTTGAGAAGGCCAGGAACTTGTGGACCAAGATGTACCCAAACGAGCCTTTTGAAGTTGACCTTAAAGCCCCTGCTATCGACGTGCCATATTTCAAGTCAAGAATTCAGTATGACATCGCTCAAGCTTCCCGTCGACAAAGGGTCTTTTATTATCAGGTGTCTTTACCCCATTATGGTGATAAAAAGTTTTTACGAAACGCAATAGAAAGGTACAAGCAACACCTTTTGCTCAAGCAGAAGCACCAAGAGGCTTTTCTTGTTCCATGCTACGATTTTGATCTCATCTGGCATGCTCATCAGGTTCACCCAGTTATCTACAGGAACGATACCATCAGGCTGTTGGGAAGAGTGTTAAAGCACGATGACTCTGTTAACGATCGACGGCCTGGCTCAAGACTCACAGTATCAGATCAACAAACAAGACAGACATGGAGTTCAACTGGAGTGACATTTGAGTTGAATGGGGCCATGTTTCGCGGAGAACCTCCCGAGCATCTGCATCTCGAAAGAGCGGATTATTCCTCTCTAGCGTCTCGTGAATATACCGTGGACTTGGTTTCCTTCGAGGTTGAGGGTCTTCCGAAGCCTAAATCATACATGGTCAAAATGGATGTTGCCAACGGCGAACGAGTTATGAAGAAGAAAGTTGAAGGGCCAGCTGAAAATGTGCGTGTCCAGTCAGCCGCTTTGTCTACGTTTTCTTTCTGTACATGGAAAAGCAGGGCACTTAAG GTTCGTATTTACCGAAATGGTACCTGCTCTTGCTTCAAACAATCCTTTGACGTGGCTAGCGAGTACTATTTTTTGGGTTATCTGGATAATATTTCCACATCTGAGAGCAATGAGGCACCTGAGCCGATGAGACACGAATTACTAATCAATGGCGGCGCGCAGAAGGTTTCGTTCACCACCGTGGCGCAACAACGTAGACTACACAGCTATGTCTTCGTCGTGATGCCCCAGACAAAATTCAGTCGTGTTAGCGATCCCACACAGATTTTGAGCTCCCCGACTTTGATACTTTCACCAACGTTGTTAGCTCGATCTTCATCCAGCCCATGTGAAGTAGCAGTGCATAGATTGACTGACTACCGTCGTCGAGAAGCTTTTGCCTGTCGCGTTATGCACTCTGTTCTACTACAGCTGTCCTCTGTTGAGATTATTGACCACGCTGGAAGGGTTGTTAGCACAGCACACCTTGTTGGTGGGGAAGCTATTCCTCAGAGTCATCAAGTCAGCAACCCATCCAAATACTGTACGTTGAACCAGCAGGAAGGGGAAAGAGCAATCCTTATAAGAGGAAGTAAAGACTGGGGAATTTGCGTTGGCAAGTGGGACGGTTTTGTGAAAGGTGTTCCCGGTGTATCCGGTGTTAAAGGAGAACGTGGAAAACCAGGTGTAAAGGGAACCCCTGGCATAAAGGGTCAGCCAGGAAGACTAACCCTTAAGTTCTTCTCGCTATTCGGAACTCAAGGATGGAAGCGAGTTCAGTCGTTGGGAGACAAGTTTTCCATAGATCTTTTGGGAGAGAAGGCATGGCTTAACGTCGACCTCAGGAAAGGACAAATCTCATTTCCAGCCGAGATTCAATATGTTCCAGAGGCCATCTCCCTTGGCTTTGCAGTTGCCATTCTTCACCTCTTGTGCCAACCTTATAACCCTCCAGACGGAAGTAGCTACATGATACCATCGGCCGGTTTAACAGTGCAAAGGGACAAAGTAAGGAGGATTCACAACGAAGACATGACGCTTGTTTTAGCAGCTGGTTACTTCTCCAACACTGTGCCAACCAACTCATACTACAAGCACACTGTTGGAGGTGGAGCCTGCGGTGGCTGTGGCGGTTGCGGTGGCTGTGGCGGATGCGGAGGATGCGGAGGATGCGGTGGCTGTGGTGGTTGTGGTGGTTGTGGTGGTTGTGGTGGTTGTGGCGGATGTGgtggttga